In the Bacillus amyloliquefaciens DSM 7 = ATCC 23350 genome, TGATCACATACTTATTCCCCGGACAAGGTTCTCAAAAACAGGGAATGGGAAGTTCATTGTTTGACGAATTTAAAGACTTAACTGAGCAGGCTGATGAAACACTCGGATATTCTATGAAACGGCTTTGTCTTGAGAATCCGTATTCCAACCTTCACAAGACGCAGTTCACTCAGCCTGCTTTATATGTTGTAAACGCGTTAAGCTATTTGAAAAAAATCCAAGACAATGACATAAAGCCGGATTATGTGGCCGGCCACAGTTTGGGAGAATATAATGCGCTGTTTGCCGCAGGCGCTTTTGATTTTATTACAGGCCTGCAGCTTGTCCGTAAAAGAGGCGAATTAATGAGTATGGCCACTGACGGAAAAATGGCCGCCGTTATGGGATTAACTCCGGCTCAAGCGGAAGACGCCCTTCAAACGCACGGGTTACATACGATTGACATTGCCAATATGAATTCTCCTCACCAAGTTGTCATATCCGGACGCAAAGAAGACATTGAAAGAGCCAAAACCGTATTCGAAGGAATAAAAGATGTTACGCTGTTTCATCCGCTGAACGTAAGCGGTGCTTTTCACTCGAGATATATGAGCGAAGCAAAACAAGAGTTCGAAAAATTTTTACAGTCATTTCATTTTTCTGCTATATCAATTCCTGTCATTTCTAACGTGTATGCC is a window encoding:
- the fabD gene encoding ACP S-malonyltransferase, coding for MITYLFPGQGSQKQGMGSSLFDEFKDLTEQADETLGYSMKRLCLENPYSNLHKTQFTQPALYVVNALSYLKKIQDNDIKPDYVAGHSLGEYNALFAAGAFDFITGLQLVRKRGELMSMATDGKMAAVMGLTPAQAEDALQTHGLHTIDIANMNSPHQVVISGRKEDIERAKTVFEGIKDVTLFHPLNVSGAFHSRYMSEAKQEFEKFLQSFHFSAISIPVISNVYARPYEQDGIHSVLADQIDHSVRWNDSIRYLLNKGPMEFEEVGPGHVLTGLIHRIKKETEASPAM